A genomic window from Camelina sativa cultivar DH55 chromosome 2, Cs, whole genome shotgun sequence includes:
- the LOC104713622 gene encoding uncharacterized protein LOC104713622 encodes MAAAMVLSSQTLAHRNPNPRLNRNSNGATAAPPRRRKRNPTTTSQPTVIKSPAANTNLVMGQVKILKRGEALSAFNNKENNSSCDVTRRPVSNSKKKMVNNDVDLIVSSTNRLGPEPETVRKQIGALKRLEIFAGAGCSISPLPSSVPIPCFLEKNNLVL; translated from the coding sequence ATGGCCGCTGCGATGGTTCTCTCTTCTCAAACCCTAGCCCACCGTAACCCTAATCCTCGCCTTAACCGCAACTCTAACGGTGCTACAGCGGCTCCTCCTCGCCGACGCAAGCGAAACCCTACGACGACGTCTCAACCTACGGTGATCAAATCTCCGGCGGCGAATACTAATCTTGTGATGGGACAAGTCAAGATCCTCAAACGCGGCGAGGCGTTGAGCGCGTTTAACAACAAGGAGAACAACAGTAGCTGCGATGTTACAAGACGACCTGTTTCgaattcgaagaagaagatggtgaataATGATGTTGATTTGATTGTATCGTCGACTAATAGACTTGGACCTGAACCGGAGACTGTGAGGAAACAGATCGGAGCTTTAAAACGATTGGAGATCTTCGCCGGAGCTGGTTGCTCTATTTCGCCGCTTCCCAGCTCTGTTCCGATCCCATGTTTTTTGGAGAAGAACAATCTCGTCCTTTAG